A DNA window from Stutzerimonas stutzeri contains the following coding sequences:
- a CDS encoding DUF4124 domain-containing protein yields MRFTFFAGGLLLALCGNVMAAQVYKWVDAQGVTHFGAQPPQGQQVETVNTVTAPAKPVAAPEPAEQNEAEADQSSIDRKVKQQVAAQETERKAYCETMRTNLAQLQNNPRVRVNDNGETRRLTEEERQSRISETRDKIAENCN; encoded by the coding sequence ATGCGATTCACGTTTTTTGCGGGCGGCTTGCTACTGGCGCTTTGCGGCAACGTCATGGCCGCCCAGGTTTACAAATGGGTGGACGCCCAAGGGGTTACGCATTTCGGTGCGCAACCACCTCAGGGCCAGCAGGTGGAAACCGTCAATACGGTAACCGCGCCAGCGAAACCGGTCGCGGCGCCAGAACCGGCAGAGCAAAACGAGGCTGAAGCCGACCAGAGCAGCATCGACCGCAAGGTGAAGCAGCAGGTCGCCGCGCAGGAAACCGAACGCAAGGCGTACTGCGAAACCATGCGCACTAACCTGGCACAACTGCAGAACAACCCACGCGTGCGCGTCAACGACAACGGCGAAACCCGGCGGTTAACCGAAGAAGAGCGCCAATCGCGGATCAGCGAAACCCGCGACAAGATCGCCGAAAACTGCAACTGA
- a CDS encoding acetolactate synthase 3 large subunit, producing MELLSGAEMVVRFLRDEGVKYIYGYPGGAVLHIYDALFKEKSIEHILVRHEQAATHMADGYARATGKAGVVLVTSGPGATNAITGIATAFMDSIPMVVISGQVPSTMVGTDAFQETDMIGISRPIVKHSFMIKHPSEIPEVMKKAFYLAESGRPGPVVIDIPKDMTNPADKFEYVYPKKAKLRSYSPAVRGHSGQIRKAAELLLGAKRPIIYAGGGVVLGKASAQLTELAKMLNLPVTNTLMGLGCYPGSDRQFVGMLGMHGSYTANLAMHHSDVILAVGARFDDRVINGATKFCPSAKIIHIDIDPASISKTIKADVPIVGPVDSVLTEMVAIVKEIGQVPNAETVASWWKQIEEWRGNGRLFPYNEGDGSIIKPQAAIEVLCEVTKGQAYVTSDVGQHQMFACQYYKFDKPNRWLNSGGLGTMGFGLPAAMGVKLNFPEADVACVTGEGSIQMNIQELSTCLQYDLPVKIINLNNGALGMVRQWQDMVYNSRYSHSYMESLPDFVKLAEAYGHVGMRITDLKDLKPMMEEAFAMKDRLVFLDIAVDTAEHVYPMHIKDGAMRDMWLSKTERT from the coding sequence GTGGAACTCTTATCCGGCGCTGAAATGGTCGTCCGCTTCCTGCGCGACGAAGGCGTTAAGTACATCTACGGGTACCCGGGCGGTGCCGTTCTGCATATCTACGATGCGCTTTTCAAGGAAAAGTCCATCGAGCACATCCTGGTTCGCCACGAGCAGGCCGCCACCCACATGGCCGATGGCTATGCGCGCGCGACCGGCAAGGCTGGCGTGGTGCTGGTGACCTCCGGTCCTGGGGCGACCAACGCCATCACCGGTATCGCCACCGCCTTCATGGACTCGATCCCGATGGTGGTCATCTCCGGTCAGGTGCCCAGCACCATGGTCGGCACCGATGCCTTCCAGGAAACCGACATGATCGGCATCTCACGGCCCATCGTGAAGCACAGCTTCATGATCAAACATCCTTCGGAAATCCCCGAAGTGATGAAGAAGGCGTTCTATCTCGCCGAGTCCGGGCGTCCAGGGCCGGTTGTCATCGATATCCCGAAGGATATGACCAACCCGGCCGATAAGTTCGAATACGTCTACCCGAAGAAGGCCAAGCTGCGTTCGTACAGCCCGGCCGTGCGTGGGCATTCGGGCCAGATTCGCAAGGCGGCGGAGTTGTTGCTGGGAGCCAAGCGGCCCATCATCTACGCCGGTGGCGGCGTGGTCCTGGGCAAGGCCTCGGCGCAACTGACAGAGCTGGCGAAGATGCTCAACCTGCCGGTGACCAACACCCTGATGGGCCTAGGGTGCTATCCGGGCAGCGACCGTCAGTTCGTCGGCATGCTCGGCATGCACGGCAGCTACACCGCCAACCTGGCGATGCACCACTCCGATGTGATCCTGGCTGTCGGTGCGCGCTTCGATGACCGCGTGATCAATGGTGCGACCAAGTTCTGCCCGAGCGCCAAGATCATCCACATCGACATCGATCCGGCATCTATCTCCAAGACCATCAAGGCGGACGTCCCGATTGTCGGTCCGGTCGACAGCGTGCTCACCGAGATGGTCGCCATCGTCAAGGAGATCGGCCAGGTGCCGAATGCCGAGACCGTGGCCAGTTGGTGGAAGCAGATCGAGGAATGGCGCGGCAATGGCCGGCTGTTTCCCTATAACGAGGGGGATGGTTCGATCATCAAGCCGCAGGCAGCTATCGAGGTGCTCTGCGAAGTAACCAAGGGCCAGGCCTATGTAACCTCGGACGTCGGTCAGCATCAGATGTTCGCCTGCCAGTACTACAAGTTCGACAAGCCCAACCGCTGGCTCAACTCGGGCGGCCTCGGCACCATGGGCTTTGGCCTGCCGGCAGCCATGGGTGTGAAGCTGAACTTCCCCGAAGCCGATGTCGCCTGCGTTACCGGCGAGGGCAGTATCCAGATGAACATCCAGGAGCTGTCGACCTGCCTGCAGTACGACCTGCCGGTGAAGATCATCAACCTCAACAACGGTGCGTTGGGCATGGTCCGCCAGTGGCAGGACATGGTGTACAACAGTCGCTACTCGCACTCCTACATGGAGTCGCTGCCGGACTTCGTCAAGCTGGCCGAGGCCTATGGTCACGTCGGAATGCGCATTACCGACCTCAAGGACCTCAAGCCGATGATGGAAGAGGCATTCGCCATGAAGGATCGTCTGGTCTTCCTGGATATCGCTGTCGATACCGCCGAGCACGTCTATCCGATGCATATCAAAGACGGTGCGATGCGCGACATGTGGCTGAGCAAGACGGAGCGGACCTGA
- the ilvN gene encoding acetolactate synthase small subunit, protein MRHIISLLMENEPGALSRVVGLFSQRNYNIESLTVAPTEDPTLSRLTLTTVGHEEVIEQITKNLNKLVEVVKLVDLSESAHIERELMLIKVKATGAQRAEVKRTTDIFRGQIVDVTTSVYTIQLAGTSDKLDSFIQAVGTASILEVVRSGVTGISRGDKVLSI, encoded by the coding sequence ATGAGACACATCATCTCCCTGCTGATGGAAAACGAACCGGGTGCACTGTCTCGTGTGGTCGGTCTGTTTTCGCAACGTAACTACAACATCGAAAGCCTCACCGTGGCGCCGACTGAAGACCCGACGCTGTCGCGTCTGACGCTGACCACGGTCGGCCATGAGGAGGTGATCGAGCAGATCACCAAAAACCTCAATAAGCTGGTTGAAGTCGTCAAGCTGGTCGACCTGTCGGAGAGCGCTCACATCGAGCGTGAACTGATGCTTATCAAGGTCAAGGCTACCGGCGCCCAGCGTGCCGAGGTCAAGCGCACCACCGATATCTTCCGCGGGCAGATCGTCGATGTGACCACCAGCGTGTATACGATTCAGCTGGCCGGAACCAGTGACAAGCTGGACAGTTTCATCCAGGCCGTTGGCACCGCTTCGATCCTGGAAGTTGTGCGCAGTGGCGTCACCGGGATTTCCCGCGGTGACAAAGTACTGAGTATCTAA
- the ilvC gene encoding ketol-acid reductoisomerase, whose product MKVSYDKDCDLSIIQGKKVAIIGYGSQGHAHACNLKDSGVDVTVGLRPGSSSIAKAEAHGLKVSDVPAAVAAADLVMILTPDEFQGRLYKDEVEPNLKQGATLAFAHGFAIHYNQVVPRGDLDVIMIAPKAPGHTVRSEFVKGGGIPDLIAIYQDASGNARNVALSYACGVGGGRTGIIETTFKDETETDLFGEQAVLCGGCVELVKAGFETLVEAGYAPEMAYFECLHELKLIVDLMFEGGIANMNYSISNNAEYGEYVTGPEVINAESRAAMRNALKRIQDGEYAKMFITEGAANYPSMTAYRRNNAAHGIEVVGEKLRGMMPWIAANKIVDKSKN is encoded by the coding sequence ATGAAGGTTTCTTACGATAAAGACTGCGACCTCTCCATCATTCAGGGCAAGAAGGTCGCCATCATCGGTTACGGCTCCCAGGGCCACGCTCACGCGTGCAACCTGAAGGATTCCGGCGTCGACGTCACCGTTGGCCTGCGTCCGGGCTCGTCGTCCATCGCCAAGGCCGAGGCTCATGGCCTGAAAGTCAGTGATGTGCCGGCAGCCGTTGCCGCCGCCGACCTGGTGATGATTCTGACTCCCGACGAATTCCAAGGCCGCCTGTACAAGGACGAGGTCGAGCCGAACCTGAAGCAGGGCGCTACCCTGGCCTTCGCTCACGGCTTCGCGATCCACTACAACCAGGTCGTGCCGCGCGGTGATCTGGACGTCATCATGATCGCTCCCAAAGCGCCGGGCCACACCGTGCGTTCCGAGTTCGTCAAGGGCGGCGGTATTCCTGACCTGATCGCGATCTACCAGGATGCTTCCGGCAACGCCCGTAATGTCGCTCTGTCCTACGCCTGTGGCGTTGGCGGCGGTCGTACCGGCATCATCGAAACCACCTTCAAGGACGAAACCGAAACCGACCTGTTCGGCGAGCAGGCTGTTCTGTGCGGTGGTTGCGTTGAGCTGGTCAAGGCTGGTTTCGAAACGCTGGTCGAAGCTGGCTACGCGCCGGAAATGGCTTACTTCGAGTGTCTGCACGAGCTGAAGCTGATCGTCGATCTGATGTTCGAAGGCGGCATCGCCAACATGAACTACTCGATCTCCAACAATGCCGAGTACGGCGAGTACGTGACCGGCCCTGAGGTCATCAACGCAGAGTCCCGCGCCGCTATGCGCAATGCGCTGAAGCGCATTCAGGACGGCGAGTACGCGAAGATGTTCATCACCGAAGGCGCTGCAAACTATCCGTCCATGACTGCCTACCGTCGCAACAACGCGGCCCACGGCATCGAAGTGGTCGGCGAGAAGCTGCGCGGGATGATGCCTTGGATCGCGGCTAACAAGATCGTCGACAAGAGCAAGAACTGA
- the pssA gene encoding CDP-diacylglycerol--serine O-phosphatidyltransferase — translation MSGQPEDPNKPVEPESILPIDEHVEEIQEPDGRKVRHRGIYLLPNLFTTANLFAGFFSIITAINGNFYVAAATVFVAMVLDGLDGRVARLTNTQSAFGAEYDSLSDMVAFGLAPAVLAYEWALSELGNVGLTVAFIYVACAALRLARFNTQIGKVDKRWFIGLASPAAAGVVAGWVWAVWALDEVGIRGVDLPLVLVMLFALMVAAAGLLMVSNIKYYSFKDLDLKGRVPFVAILVVVLVFAVVFSDPPRILLLIFLAYAVSGPVQYLMQLRRRKRVEG, via the coding sequence ATGAGTGGACAACCCGAAGATCCGAACAAGCCAGTCGAGCCAGAGAGCATTCTGCCGATCGATGAGCATGTCGAGGAAATCCAGGAGCCTGATGGGCGCAAGGTGCGCCATCGTGGCATCTACCTGCTGCCCAACCTGTTCACCACCGCCAACCTATTTGCCGGCTTCTTTTCGATCATTACGGCTATTAATGGAAACTTCTATGTGGCCGCAGCGACGGTCTTCGTTGCCATGGTGCTGGACGGGCTGGATGGGCGCGTGGCTCGCCTGACCAATACGCAAAGCGCCTTCGGCGCAGAGTATGACTCGCTCTCGGATATGGTGGCGTTCGGGCTGGCTCCCGCAGTTCTGGCTTATGAGTGGGCTTTATCCGAGTTGGGCAATGTCGGTCTTACGGTTGCCTTTATCTATGTCGCCTGTGCAGCGCTGCGACTGGCACGTTTCAATACGCAGATCGGCAAGGTGGACAAGCGCTGGTTCATCGGTCTGGCAAGTCCGGCTGCGGCGGGAGTGGTCGCTGGTTGGGTCTGGGCCGTCTGGGCGCTGGATGAGGTGGGGATTCGTGGCGTCGATCTACCGCTGGTGCTGGTCATGCTGTTTGCGCTGATGGTCGCCGCCGCTGGCTTGCTGATGGTCAGCAATATCAAATACTACAGCTTCAAGGATCTTGATCTGAAAGGGCGCGTCCCCTTTGTCGCCATTCTTGTGGTCGTGCTTGTGTTTGCCGTCGTGTTCAGCGATCCGCCGCGTATCCTGTTGCTGATCTTCCTCGCATATGCGGTTTCTGGCCCGGTGCAATACTTGATGCAGCTGCGTCGCCGCAAGCGCGTCGAGGGTTGA
- the msrP gene encoding protein-methionine-sulfoxide reductase catalytic subunit MsrP — protein sequence MLIRIPASGECRESDVTPDAAYLSRRQVLRGAMLSGAIVGLPSLAKASERYPGATAESAPVWFTDKLASTRWHAVVPDGESVTPYADATSYNNFYEFGPDKGDPARHASALKVEPWTVLVDGEVDRPGRYSLEDFCSESQLEERIYRLRCVEAWSMVIPWLGFPLADLVRRVQPHSSAKYVRFETAFRPEEMRGTRSGFALIDWPYVEGLRMDEAMHPLTLLAVGMYGRTLPNQNGAPLRLVVPWKYGFKSIKSIVRISFVRDQPATTWQSMAPQEYGFYANVNPKVSHPRWSQAQERRLPGSLFSANVRDTLLFNGYAEEVAGLYGAMDLSKDY from the coding sequence ATGCTTATCAGGATTCCCGCCTCCGGTGAATGCCGTGAGTCTGACGTTACGCCCGACGCGGCTTACCTGAGTCGTCGACAGGTGCTTCGTGGGGCCATGCTCTCCGGCGCTATCGTCGGCCTGCCTTCCCTGGCTAAGGCCTCCGAGCGCTATCCCGGCGCGACTGCAGAGTCTGCTCCGGTCTGGTTCACCGATAAACTCGCGTCCACCCGCTGGCATGCCGTCGTCCCGGACGGTGAATCCGTCACGCCTTATGCGGATGCCACTTCATACAACAATTTCTACGAGTTCGGCCCCGACAAGGGTGATCCGGCGCGTCATGCTTCTGCGCTAAAGGTCGAACCCTGGACCGTTCTGGTGGACGGTGAAGTTGATCGACCTGGCCGATATTCGCTCGAGGATTTTTGTTCTGAATCTCAGCTTGAGGAGCGAATCTATCGCCTGCGCTGCGTGGAAGCCTGGTCGATGGTCATCCCCTGGCTTGGGTTCCCTCTGGCAGATCTGGTCCGCAGGGTTCAGCCGCATTCTTCCGCCAAGTACGTACGCTTCGAAACGGCATTCCGGCCCGAGGAGATGCGCGGCACCCGTTCCGGTTTCGCGCTGATCGACTGGCCTTATGTCGAAGGACTGCGAATGGACGAGGCCATGCACCCGCTGACTCTGCTGGCCGTCGGCATGTACGGCCGCACGCTGCCTAATCAAAACGGTGCGCCGTTGCGGCTGGTGGTTCCATGGAAGTACGGATTCAAGAGCATCAAGTCGATCGTACGTATCAGCTTTGTGCGAGACCAGCCAGCGACGACCTGGCAATCAATGGCGCCGCAAGAATATGGCTTCTACGCGAACGTCAACCCCAAGGTTTCCCATCCGCGCTGGTCCCAGGCCCAGGAGCGCCGACTTCCTGGGAGCCTGTTCAGCGCCAATGTTCGCGATACGTTGCTATTCAATGGTTACGCCGAAGAGGTTGCGGGGTTATACGGCGCCATGGACCTCAGTAAGGACTACTGA
- the msrQ gene encoding protein-methionine-sulfoxide reductase heme-binding subunit MsrQ yields MRYPFWRLAVFALALSVPGYWLYLAWQLKLGPDPGKVLVDNLGQGALVLLLLTLSMTPLQRLTGWGGWLATRRQLGLWCFTYALLHITSYLYFLLGGELWRLGGELIERPYILVGTIAFFGLAILAMTSSRWSMRRLGKRWKSVHRLIYLIVIVALLHMLWVVRADAARWFLYAGIAAALLLLRLPVAATALASLRGVTKRGTKLK; encoded by the coding sequence ATGCGCTACCCGTTTTGGCGGCTGGCCGTATTCGCTTTGGCGCTGAGTGTGCCTGGGTACTGGCTGTATCTGGCCTGGCAGCTCAAGCTCGGGCCTGACCCGGGAAAAGTACTGGTTGATAACCTGGGGCAGGGCGCGTTGGTGCTGCTGCTTCTGACGCTTTCGATGACACCCCTACAGCGCCTGACAGGATGGGGTGGTTGGCTTGCTACGCGCCGTCAGCTTGGGCTTTGGTGCTTTACCTATGCGTTGCTCCACATCACTAGCTACCTCTACTTCCTATTAGGTGGCGAGCTATGGCGTCTGGGTGGGGAGTTGATAGAACGACCTTATATCCTAGTCGGCACTATTGCCTTCTTCGGACTAGCCATCCTGGCGATGACGTCCTCCCGGTGGAGTATGCGTCGCCTCGGAAAGCGCTGGAAGTCGGTACATCGGCTGATCTATCTGATTGTCATCGTGGCTCTACTGCATATGCTCTGGGTCGTTCGGGCCGACGCCGCGCGCTGGTTCCTCTATGCCGGTATCGCTGCAGCGTTGTTGCTGCTGCGCTTACCGGTGGCAGCCACGGCTCTTGCTTCGCTGCGTGGTGTAACGAAGCGTGGAACAAAACTGAAATAA